The Eremothecium cymbalariae DBVPG#7215 chromosome 8, complete sequence genome has a window encoding:
- the ATG1 gene encoding serine/threonine protein kinase ATG1 (similar to Ashbya gossypii ACL054W) — MSSKDSGNPGVISNSTRQIVIIADKYVVEKEIGRGSFAIVYKGHLLTNRDQNVAVKAVSRSKLKNKKLLENLEIEIAILKKIKHSHIVGLLECERTATDFYLMMEYCALGDLTFFIKKRKSLVDKHPLLRTLFEKYPSPSEQHNGLNRVLVVNYLQQLSSALKFLRSRNLVHRDIKPQNLLLSTPLVDYNDPQVFHERGFVGIYNLPILKIADFGFARFLPNTSLAETLCGSPLYMAPEILNYQKYNAKADLWSVGTVLYEMCCGKPPFKASNHLELFQKIKKANDVISFPKHVELEPAMVELICGLLTFEPAKRMGFSEFFGDELVNEDLSIYEIESEPDLATKSKNVTESNMFISEYLSIAERSRKSTPMYLANTDAIEDPQILRTEHQQEQEQQLQQQTQQQQQQQQQQQQQQQQQQQQQQQQQQQQQQQQQQQQQQQQQQQQQVQTKEQEQEEQEEQQEQEQPPQPQSQRQKQPQYQQPQQQPQYQQHDHEQQEQQDQQQDHEQDQQEDQQEDQQEDQQEDQQQYQEQPQQPQSFSQQFQTSFQQKIQNVQQHQTQLKIKHISSKDLKPLQGEKKALSAPNTNIDTKNSRITEKTKSSYSDLLLEKEYVVVEKKSVEVNALADEFAHAGSGAQAISLPDQYIHDVSQTNQFTRHSSSPSGMASTPKQTFLRRNSRTFSSGGGSTSRRPSLVDRRLSISSLGATNALSKALVIASLRLFGNSQQQSNNGTAAIKQVSNVSPLLNPQTFQDMTEHVVLTADHQWDNSKVNEISQDDVIVRALENLTAKAFVIYSFAEVKFSQVIPLPPNSTHDTFSIHKRLSNGSCVIEDEDEDEELDSPSTGEPMRKSSSSGNINSGTYNQFSLDTIHELNLNDLPRQELNVLCTESIVLYMKTLSLLAYAMHLTSKWWHESVDKNCPLKLNVLVQWIRERFNECLGKAEFLRIKIQSIQLQSDDNRPLGLVDVESPEPVFVEKLIYDRALDISKSAAKMEIQGEFLESCEVAYSTSLWMLEALLDDINEEDNYDADNLGHTGVLDNSDKDMIKKYIDSIANRLKALRKKIGR; from the coding sequence ATGAGCTCCAAAGACAGCGGCAACCCTGGTGTAATCAGCAACTCTACTCGGCAGATAGTTATTATTGCTGACAAGTATGTTGTGGAGAAAGAGATAGGGAGAGGTTCGTTTGCTATAGTTTACAAAGGCCATCTGCTCACAAACCGAGATCAGAATGTTGCCGTCAAAGCTGTGTCCCGGTCTAAACTAAAAAATAAGAAGCTCCTAGAGAATTTAGAGATCGAGATTGCTATTCTAAAGAAGATCAAACACTCACATATCGTTGGATTACTCGAGTGCGAAAGAACGGCTACTGATTTTTATCTTATGATGGAGTATTGCGCCCTTGGGGACTTAACTTTCTTTATTAAGAAACGAAAGAGCCTTGTTGATAAACATCCCTTACTTCGGAcattgtttgaaaaatatccGTCGCCTAGTGAGCAGCACAATGGTTTGAATAGAGTGCTAGTTGTCAATTATTTGCAACAGTTATCTTCTGctttaaagtttttaagGTCAAGGAATTTAGTTCATAGGGATATCAAGCCACAGAATCTATTACTTTCTACACCATTGGTCGATTACAATGATCCACAGGTATTCCACGAAAGAGGGTTTGTGGGCATCTACAACTTACCTATATTAAAGATTGctgattttggatttgcAAGGTTTCTTCCAAACACCTCTCTTGCTGAGACTTTATGCGGATCACCATTATATATGGCACCCGAGATTTTGAATTACCAAAAGTATAATGCTAAAGCAGATTTGTGGTCTGTAGGAACCGTGTTATATGAAATGTGCTGCGGAAAGCCTCCATTCAAAGCATCAAATCATCTAGAGTTATTTcagaaaattaaaaaagccAATGACGTGATAAGTTTTCCTAAACACGTTGAATTAGAACCTGCTATGGTTGAATTAATATGCGGTTTGCTAACATTTGAACCAGCTAAGAGAATGGGATTTAGTGAATTTTTTGGGGATGAACTTGTAAATGAAGATTTATCGATTTACGAAATAGAATCCGAGCCAGATCTGGCGACAAAATCAAAGAACGTTACAGAAAGCAATATGTTTATATCGGAGTACCTATCCATAGCTGAACGTTCAAGGAAGTCAACACCTATGTATTTAGCTAATACAGACGCTATAGAAGATCCACAAATATTGCGAACAGAGCAccaacaagaacaagaacaacaactgcagcagcaaacacaacaacaacaacaacaacaacaacaacaacaacaacaacaacaacaacaacaacaacaacaacaacaacaacaacaacaacaacaacaacaacaacaacaacaacaacaacaacaacaacaacaacaacaacaagtacaaacaaaagaacaagagcaagaagagcaagaagagcaacaagaacaagagcAACCACCACAACCACAATCACAACGACAAAAGCAACCACAGTATcaacaaccacaacaacagccaCAGTACCAACAACATGACCatgaacaacaagaacaacaagaCCAACAACAAGACCACGAACAAGACCAACAAGAAGACCAACAAGAAGATCAACAAGAAGATCAACAAGAAGATCAACAACAATACCAAGAACAACCACAGCAGCCACAATCTTTCTCACAACAGTTTCAGACGTCCTTCCAACAGAAAATACAAAACGTACAGCAGCATCAGACACAACTCAAAATTAAACATATTTCTAGTAAGGACTTGAAGCCATTACAAGGAGAAAAGAAAGCTCTTTCGGCACCTAATACTAACATAGATACAAAAAATTCTAGGATAACTGAGAAGACAAAGAGTTCTTATTCTGATTTGCTACTTGAGAAGGAATATGTTGTGGTGGAGAAAAAGAGTGTTGAAGTAAATGCCTTAGCTGATGAATTCGCTCATGCCGGTTCTGGGGCCCAAGCTATAAGTTTACCCGATCAGTACATACATGACGTTTCTCAAACAAATCAGTTTACTCGTCATTCATCCAGTCCATCTGGTATGGCAAGCACCCCCAAACAGACTTTTTTACGTCGTAATTCGAGAACATTCTCTTCCGGTGGCGGGTCCACCTCCAGACGCCCTTCTCTAGTTGATCGCAGGTTATCTATAAGCTCGTTAGGGGCTACAAATGCATTATCAAAGGCATTGGTGATCGCATCATTAAGATTATTTGGGAATAGTCAACAGCAATCTAATAATGGAACAGCAGCCATCAAACAAGTATCTAATGTGTCTCCACTATTAAATCCTCAAACCTTCCAAGACATGACTGAACATGTCGTGCTGACCGCTGATCATCAATGGGATAATTCTAAAGTTAATGAGATAAGCCAAGATGATGTCATTGTTCGCGCTTTGGAGAACTTGACTGCAAAAGCGTTTGTAATATACTCCTTTGCAGAGGTTAAGTTTTCCCAAGTGATCCCATTGCCACCTAACTCTACACACGACACCTTTTCCATCCACAAAAGGCTAAGTAATGGGAGTTGCGTTATagaagacgaagatgaagatgaagaactgGATTCTCCATCAACAGGAGAGCCTATGAGAAAGAGTTCTTCTAGTGGGAATATAAACAGTGGGACATATAATCAGTTTTCTTTAGACACCATACatgaattgaatttgaatGATCTACCACGCCAAGAATTGAACGTATTATGCACTGAGTCTATTGTGTTGTACATGAAAACCTTATCGCTATTAGCTTATGCCATGCATTTGACTTCTAAGTGGTGGCATGAGTCGGTGGATAAAAACTGTCCCTTAAAGCTAAATGTGTTAGTTCAATGGATAAGGGAGAGATTCAATGAATGTTTAGGAAAGGCGGAATTTTTAAGGATTAAAATTCAATCAATTCAATTACAGAGTGACGATAATCGGCCCTTAGGATTGGTTGATGTAGAGAGCCCTGAGCCTGTATTTGTAGAAAAGTTAATATATGATAGAGCTCTGGACATATCAAAATCAGCCGCAAAGATGGAGATACAAGGAGAATTCCTAGAGAGTTGCGAGGTAGCGTATTCTACTTCATTATGGATGTTGGAAGCTTTACTAGACGATATAAACGAAGAAGACAACTATGATGCCGATAACCTAGGTCACACAGGCGTTTTAGACAACTCTGATAAGGACATGATCAAGAAATACATTGATAGCATTGCTAACCGTTTAAAAGCGCTAAGAAAAAAGATTGGTCGCTAA
- the GTS1 gene encoding Gts1p (similar to Ashbya gossypii ACL055W), which produces MRFKSSRTVERELKSLVNSSENGNRCGECSATYPTWCSVNLGVFLCGRCASAHRKVLNGNESPLESQIKSLSLDRWSADELEEIANSGGNKRNNAVWNPKKQWFPYDADSNKSQVEEYIRQKYIVGSFRHVPIRSEDYGMRPESSSSRQSYGGNTAGSAGDYASNSTPMSNFADGVRSSSGAGSIPDVSAARIPSLTHRTVTDHEIGKYSSQLSKMRQLGYNDTDAVVEALVFAKGDINLSLDILEKDSREHRPSPAPPLPKRHESSPKPQPAVFDGFTGALPQNILQQNTQLQQNAQISQPTGTVFDGNVQQYLDPLTGQIYVDQTQYMQAAHLLPLQQQQQQQLQQQQQQQQQQQQQQQQQQLQQASIDKNALMALYDRPDLYSSAVEIKPDNPQYQKLRMIQEQLQQQQQQQPQQQYQQQQQLQQLQLQQQLHSQTQPQQQQQPFPLSNQQQFQQPYQQPPQNGYPGSGYYYPM; this is translated from the coding sequence ATGAGATTTAAAAGTTCTAGGACAGTGGAGCGTGAATTGAAGTCTCTTGTAAATTCTTCTGAGAACGGAAACCGCTGCGGCGAATGTTCTGCCACGTATCCGACATGGTGTTCTGTAAATTTAGGCGTGTTCCTATGTGGGAGGTGCGCATCGGCGCATAGGAAGGTCCTAAATGGGAACGAAAGCCCTCTAGAATCCCAAATTAAGTCTCTGTCCCTTGATAGGTGGAGTGCCGATGAGTTGGAGGAAATTGCTAACAGTGGTGGTAATAAACGGAACAATGCTGTATGGAACCCCAAGAAACAATGGTTTCCTTACGATGCGGATTCGAACAAATCCCAAGTTGAGGAATATATCAGACAGAAGTATATTGTAGGAAGCTTCAGGCATGTTCCTATCAGGTCCGAAGACTATGGGATGAGACCTGAGTCAAGTTCATCTCGCCAAAGCTATGGGGGTAATACAGCTGGTAGTGCAGGGGACTATGCTTCCAATTCCACACCCATGTCAAATTTTGCAGACGGAGTCCGTAGTTCCTCTGGTGCAGGCAGTATTCCAGATGTCTCTGCGGCTCGCATACCCAGTTTGACGCATCGCACTGTCACAGACCATGAAATCGGAAAGTACAGTAGTCAGCTCTCTAAAATGCGCCAACTTGGATACAATGATACGGATGCTGTTGTAGAGGCGCTTGTGTTTGCCAAAGGGGATATCAATTTATCTCTGGACATCTTAGAAAAAGATTCGAGGGAGCATCGTCCATCGCCAGCCCCACCTCTTCCAAAGAGGCATGAATCATCACCCAAGCCGCAACCGGCGGTTTTCGATGGCTTTACAGGGGCCTTACCGCAAAACATTCTGCAACAGAATACTCAGCTGCAACAGAATGCCCAGATATCACAACCCACAGGTACTGTATTCGATGGAAATGTGCAACAATACCTAGATCCACTGACGGGCCAAATTTATGTCGATCAAACACAATATATGCAAGCTGCCCACCTACTACCActacagcagcagcaacagcaacaactacagcagcaacagcagcaacagcagcaacagcagcaacagcagcaacagcagcagttgcAACAAGCCTCCATCGATAAAAATGCACTGATGGCCCTTTATGACCGCCCTGACCTTTACTCCAGCGCCGTGGAAATTAAACCAGACAACCCACAGTATCAAAAGTTACGAATGATACAGgaacaacttcaacagcagcagcagcagcagccccaACAACAGtaccagcagcagcagcagctacAACAACTCCAACTTCAGCAGCAACTCCATTCCCAAACACAAccacaacagcaacaacagccGTTCCCTCTTTCcaaccaacaacaatttcaaCAGCCCTACCAGCAGCCTCCCCAGAACGGCTACCCAGGCTCTGGATACTACTATCCTATGTAA
- the MND1 gene encoding Mnd1p (similar to Ashbya gossypii ACL056C 1-intron): MPPKRTVVTLAEKKARILRFFQDGHDIYSIKDLEKYIPKRCAGVTSMLVKELVQQLIDEDGIISVEKCGNVNVYWCFKNQLMGKMYVEMKQYKAKIDQSQEKIKELQSELDDQKQDKRSATFVHGGKNYKRAKLVKENEELGKQLTQVQTAYKKVAQVKWDDNKIKQHSEYLKRKLEQLDQITDNIELIISFLMRKHGVRRADLAASMDMPEEFEEFEEIRKSIV, translated from the exons ATG CCACCCAAAAGAACTGTGGTTACGTTAGCTGAGAAGAAGGCCAGGATTCTCAGGTTTTTCCAGGATGGGCACGACATATACAGCATTAAGGATCTAGAGAAGTACATTCCGAAGCGATGTGCAGGCGTAACATCTATGCTTGTGAAGGAGCTCGTTCAGCAGCTAATTGATGAGGACGGGATAATTTCCGTTGAGAAGTGCGGTAACGTCAATGTGTACTGGTGCTTTAAGAACCAGTTGATGGGTAAGATGTATGTAGAGATGAAGCAGTACAAAGCAAAGATTGACCAGTCGCAAGAGAAAATCAAAGAACTTCAAAGTGAACTTGATGATCAGAAACAGGATAAGCGGTCCGCAACCTTTGTACATGGTGGGAAGAACTACAAACGTGCAAAGCTGGTGAAAGAAAATGAGGAACTTGGTAAACAGTTGACGCAGGTGCAAACTGCCTATAAGAAAGTTGCGCAAGTAAAGTGGGATGATAACAAGATTAAACAACACTCAGAATATCTGAAGCGCAAACTCGAACAGCTCGATCAAATAACAGACAATATTGAGTTAATAATTAGCTTCCTGATGCGTAAGCATGGCGTACGTCGAGCAGACTTAGCAGCTTCTATGGATATGCCtgaagagtttgaagagtttgaagagATTAGGAAATCAATAGTATGA
- the COM2 gene encoding Com2p (similar to Ashbya gossypii ACL057W) produces MSLYQQPVMNVTNEATMHYGHNINGAGPGYLYLQDDRFNFQIHQKGIDDSEKIRNDLTGNTLNTTASELSTSQMSSITASITTVGDMMKQGDGSSLDIDLIEEYLNLESPQQSRHQQSTIQSQTIVKSPSQQSNIQLQQEEELEQLNFFPQQQYQQQYQQQQQQDYLHSSNVYLHSHQPHRYLDQQQQDRQEELQKHQLREQPQWFQPHTEENYYGEQLQRLSFSSNNRRLSISSYHSDKPVYYEYEDFGMRSEEDEEDGLRNDDDDIVTTDVERLYHLSHLMLSPGRKLRKDSIFSDYGNDMAMPLPNAQMNLQIEEEYTTFADSESIPQWRRMKERLKWNIFGNKSEPALSSSEYTSMDDTEPQPLLRKKYFWSRKPTIPVIHIDSQNMNTDVGSHEEASIDPSELLRPGAADFSFNLECVSPPSEYTSNTMVNSSNTSTIGNVQDFSNSLEQEMNNCYLHQSPVKTTEIIPTITPSKDSTLAELSVARKKLGLPKTRGRKPSPALDATKPFGCEFCERRFKRQEHLKRHVRSLHMGEKPYGCDICGKKFSRSDNLNQHIKTHTNGNFDDN; encoded by the coding sequence ATGTCATTGTACCAGCAGCCTGTAATGAATGTAACAAACGAGGCAACGATGCATTATGGACATAATATCAACGGTGCTGGTCCTGGGTATCTATATTTGCAGGATGACAGGTTCAATTTCCAAATACATCAGAAAGGTATAGATGATTCGGAAAAGATCAGGAATGACCTGACAGGCAACACGTTGAACACAACTGCTTCTGAATTATCGACGAGCCAGATGTCCTCGATAACTGCTTCTATAACCACTGTTGGTGATATGATGAAGCAGGGAGATGGGTCTAGTTTGGATATTGATTTGATTGaggaatatttaaatttggaGTCGCCACAGCAGTCTCGGCACCAGCAGTCGACGATACAATCACAGACGATTGTAAAAAGTCCGTCTCAACAGTCGAATATACAGTTACAGCAAGAGGAAGAACTGGAGCAGTTAAACTTCTTTCCACAGCAACAGTACCAGCAGCAGtaccagcagcagcagcagcaagatTATCTTCACAGCAGCAATGTGTATCTTCATTCGCATCAACCCCACCGCTATCTTGatcagcaacaacaggACCGGCAAGAGGAACTACAGAAACACCAACTACGAGAACAACCCCAATGGTTCCAGCCACATACAGAAGAGAATTATTATGGCGAACAACTACAGCGTTTATCATTTTCGAGTAATAATAGGCGCCTCTCTATCAGCAGTTATCATAGCGACAAACCAGTATACTACGAGTATGAGGATTTTGGTATGCGCAgtgaagaagatgaggaggatgGCTTACggaatgatgatgatgatattgtcACCACAGATGTCGAACGTTTGTACCATCTATCTCACTTAATGTTATCCCCAGGAAGGAAGTTGCGCAAAGATTCTATATTTAGCGATTATGGAAATGACATGGCTATGCCACTCCCTAACGCCCAAATGAACCTCCAAATAGAGGAGGAATACACAACATTTGCAGATTCAGAGTCCATACCACAATGGAGAAGAATGAAAGAGCGCCTAAAGTGGAATATCTTTGGTAATAAATCCGAACCAGCGTTATCATCAAGTGAATATACCTCCATGGACGATACCGAACCCCAACCGTTACTAAGGAAGAAATATTTCTGGTCAAGGAAACCGACCATCCCTGTTATTCATATAGATTCACAAAATATGAACACCGATGTAGGCTCACACGAGGAGGCCTCTATTGATCCCAGTGAACTGCTAAGGCCTGGTGCTGCTGATTTCTCGTTCAACTTAGAATGTGTTTCGCCTCCATCAGAATATACAAGTAATACCATGGTCAATTCAAGCAATACTTCTACTATAGGGAATGTACAAGACTTCTCGAACTCATTAGAGCAAGAAATGAACAATTGCTATTTGCATCAGAGTCCTGTTAAAACTACTGAGATTATCCCCACTATTACTCCATCAAAGGATTCTACACTAGCTGAGTTGAGTGTAGCAAGAAAGAAGTTAGGATTGCCAAAAACACGTGGTCGTAAGCCATCCCCAGCACTTGATGCCACGAAACCCTTTGGTTGTGAATTCTGCGAACGTAGATTCAAGAGACAAGAACATCTGAAAAGACATGTAAGATCTTTGCATATGGGTGAAAAACCTTATGGTTGTGATATTTGTGGTAAAAAGTTTAGCAGAAGCGATAACTTAAATCAGCACATTAAAACACACACTAACGgcaattttgatgataattAG
- a CDS encoding Zn(II)2Cys6 transcription factor (similar to Ashbya gossypii ACL058W), which yields MSGRGSKVIPIKNQSAVVLEDGTIYKVQHKRQRRVLNCMPCHKRKVKCSRERPSCDNCLRNSFECVYFVNDRVSRGGQHKVPKESKQQLLKVIEKARKVVEQENSENAVVMQENSRSTAVVAEESATHPNKYVVDRSLDSTNNARETKRTVITQPEEGNSDSQHQLLTSSGKHISANTLSLELPQPLMTSGADNFQLLPSRERCLELLDHYKVSVHPILPLVEMDQFVVAHMEFWESWDGTLNQKTLDFLLLLMPIAYAGATAKYHETYDPKLMDEIRNYHNVIQKLYTLYEFPTRFSLRSLIGSVLLNSIIENPSITTVAQLFRLAQKIQLTLDPVSYHGMTDQALIRSRRILFWQIFYLDTITSLHNNLPPLIKPGEFDTVLMTELDHNGFMNPSVCFINAKYRFVVLINELCQGNFNNIHTRGEHTSSGIKERILELHDCCTGSALVLNNHLKRYKAEDPVTARFIVWAVFMLNTFADRSLLLLHLSLIRKSLLMISKRKTTRSTSKPGGDPIIDSGYGQNLNMIQYLLNDNGYLDFSLDKTWVYNYEDLKNNLVPASLHYLDEFIKYQAESTHATFNWELLVGDMPINAITFALNSLALDISRVHKMGSYFQLLTDLRFMLLSKAIPLVESKMNATTEICKHCFKLIKLLFQLIQIKYGNSESHAGKKLFFNKYEIPPMLTSNTETPMVPQPSLGVWANSTTSSSSKQAKVHPTSTAHAEPASTESQQFEQQSPGSVNTVPLSEERGTAATSSMRAEALFDDAFLFSGHSPHNADQTHSYGSSSSHLASKTIKALSEGLYDGDEAEPWGELLSSLNPEPSIVNKFDESQEISKIYAEVQKYILSLSDNDCDVVHVASSDGYYHEFENALLEILCDILTGHS from the coding sequence ATGTCAGGAAGAGGTTCTAAGGTGATACCGATAAAGAACCAGAGCGCAGTCGTGCTGGAGGATGGGACAATTTATAAGGTTCAGCATAAAAGACAGAGGCGTGTATTGAATTGTATGCCGTGTCACAAAAGGAAGGTAAAGTGTAGCCGGGAGAGACCATCTTGTGACAACTGTTTGAGGAACAGTTTTGAGTGTGTATATTTCGTTAACGATCGGGTTTCAAGGGGAGGGCAGCATAAAGTGCCCAAAGAAAGCAAACAACAATTGCTGAAGGTGATCGAGAAGGCGAGAAAGGTTGTTGAGCAGGAGAATTCTGAGAATGCGGTGGTTATGCAGGAGAATTCTAGAAGTACGGCGGTTGTTGCAGAGGAATCTGCAACCCATCCAAACAAATACGTAGTTGATAGGAGCTTGGATTCCACTAATAATGCAAGGGAAACGAAAAGAACTGTGATTACACAGCCTGAAGAAGGGAACAGTGACAGTCAACATCAGCTGTTAACCTCAAGCGGGAAGCATATTTCCGCTAACACTTTGTCTTTAGAATTGCCACAGCCGCTAATGACTTCAGGTGCTGATAATTTCCAGTTGCTACCGAGCAGGGAAAGATGTCTGGAACTTTTGGACCACTATAAGGTGTCTGTACACCCCATATTACCCTTGGTGGAGATGGACCAATTTGTTGTCGCGCACATGGAATTCTGGGAATCCTGGGATGGAACTCtcaaccaaaaaacacTCGACTTTTTGTTACTATTAATGCCCATAGCATATGCAGGTGCGACGGCCAAATACCATGAAACTTACGATCCTAAATTAATGGACGAGATTAGGAACTATCACAACGTAATCCAAAAGCTTTATACTTTATATGAATTCCCAACCCGGTTTTCGTTAAGAAGCTTAATTGGGAGTGTCCTTTTAAACTCAATAATTGAAAATCCAAGTATTACAACCGTGGCCCAATTGTTCAGATTAGCtcaaaaaatccaactGACACTTGATCCAGTCTCATATCATGGGATGACTGACCAAGCTTTGATTCGCAGCCGTCGGATACTGTTTTGgcaaatattttatctcGACACAATAACCTCCTTGCACAACAATTTACCACCTTTGATTAAGCCTGGAGAATTTGATACTGTATTAATGACAGAATTGGACCATAATGGCTTCATGAACCCAAGTGTATGTTTTATTAACGCGAAGTACAGGTTTGTCGTCCTAATAAATGAATTGTGTCAGGGGAACTTTAACAATATTCACACGCGGGGCGAACATACATCATCCGGAATCAAAGAGCGTATTCTGGAACTGCATGATTGTTGTACTGGGAGTGCATTAGTCTTGAACAATCATTTAAAAAGATACAAGGCAGAGGATCCTGTGACCGCTAGGTTTATAGTTTGGGCTGTTTTCATGCTGAACACCTTTGCTGATAGATCATTGCTCTTGTTACACTTAAGCTTAATTCGCAAGTCACTTCTAATGATAAGTAAAAGAAAGACTACACGTAGTACTAGCAAACCTGGGGGTGACCCCATAATCGATAGCGGATACGGTCAGAACCTCAATATGATACAGTATCTTCTGAACGACAACGGGTACCTAGATTTTTCCCTTGACAAGACTTGGGTTTACAACtatgaagatttgaaaaacaatTTGGTTCCCGCATCGCTTCACTACTTGGATGAATTCATCAAGTACCAAGCAGAAAGCACACATGCCACTTTCAACTGGGAGCTACTTGTAGGCGATATGCCTATTAATGCGATAACATTTGCTCTAAATTCACTGGCTTTAGATATAAGCCGTGTGCACAAAATGGGCAGttattttcaattgctAACTGACCTAAGGTTCATGCTGCTCTCAAAAGCGATTCCATTAGTAGAATCCAAGATGAACGCTACCACAGAAATCTGTAAACACTGTTTCAAATTGATAAAGCtactttttcaattaattcAGATTAAATATGGAAACTCTGAAAGCCATGCGGGTAAAAAGTTATTCTTTAACAAGTACGAAATCCCGCCGATGCTTACTTCGAACACAGAGACACCGATGGTGCCTCAACCAAGTTTAGGTGTATGGGCCAACTCCACTACCTCCTCCTCCAGCAAACAAGCGAAGGTACACCCCACATCCACGGCGCACGCAGAACCCGCATCCACGGAATCCCAGCAATTTGAGCAACAGAGCCCGGGTTCCGTCAACACCGTGCCATTAAGCGAGGAGAGAGGAACCGCTGCTACTAGCTCAATGAGAGCTGAAGCTCTATTCGATGAcgcttttttattttccgGCCACTCCCCCCACAATGCAGACCAAACGCACAGCTATGgctcttcttcttcccaCCTTGCCTCGAAAACTATAAAAGCACTATCAGAAGGTCTCTACGACGGGGACGAAGCCGAGCCTTGGGGAGAACTACTAAGCTCTCTTAATCCAGAACCCTCCATTGTTAACAAATTCGACGAATCCcaagaaatttcaaaaatatacGCCGAGGTCCAAAAATACATTTTGTCGTTGAGCGACAATGATTGTGACGTTGTGCATGTTGCCTCTAGCGACGGATACTATCACGAGTTCGAAAATGCCCTGTTAGAGATCCTCTGCGACATTTTAACTGGCCATTCCTGA